TGCTGCACAGCCGTGCTATTTCCGGATGAATCAGGTCTGTGACATCTTCGGAGGCGTTGCTGTTGCGTTCAATCAGGACCTTCACACCTTGTTCAATGATGGAAGATGCGTTGAACCCTTGTCGTTGTACTTCCAGAAAGACGGCTGGATTTTTTTCAACATTGACGGGGCGCAGCGGGAAAATTTCAGACTCTCCACGGCGAGGGTCGATGTTGATCTGCTGGTTGCACAATTCCTGCAAGGTTGATATCCCGTCGCCGATGACATAAACCAGTTCGCCGCGAGACACCGCGGCCACCTGGTAGTTGACCACCAGCACACGGTGTTCTACACCGCGAATGAATTTCTCGACGATCACGCCGGTGTAACTTTCCTTGTCTGCCAGCGGCCATGCTGTTTTAACGTCTTCTTCCTTGCTGAGTTCAAGCGATACGCCACGGCCCCAGTTGCCATCCACTGGTTTGACCACCACGGGCAAACCGATGTCCTTGGCAATTTCCCAGGCGTGCTCCGGGCTTTTTGCCATTTCACCTTCCGGTACAGGCACACCACATTGGGCCAGCAATTCCTTGCAAAGGTCTTTGTCTGCAGCAATGCCTTCTGCAATGGCTGATGTTTTTGAGGTTTCCGCGGTCCAGATTCGTTGTTGCTGGTTGCTATGCCCCAGTTGCACCAGGTTGCCGTCATTCAGGCGAACGATGGGAATGCGCCGCTCGTAAGCCGCATCCAGAATATGTTGGGTGCTTGGGCCCAAGCCATGCATGTCGCAATGGTGCTTGATGATTTTCAGTTCAGCCTGAAGGTCGAATTCTGTGTCTTCAATGGCAGCATGCAACAGGCGCACACCGGCTTCCAGACAAGCCATGCCCACCATGGGGTCAGGGGTGCGGAACACCATTTTGTAAACACCTTCCTTGCTGGTCATCCTGGCCTTGCCAAAACCTACATCGAGGCCGGCCTGTGTGTGCAGTTCGATCACGATGTGTTCGAGCATGTGGGCCGCATAAGTGCCTTCGCGTACTCGCAGCAAAAAGCCACCGGGTTCGCCTATTCCACAACGGTGGTCAACCAAACCGGGTAGCAAAGCCGTTAATCGCTCGTAAAAACCGGGAAGCAGGTTTGAAGGAAACTGCTCCAATTCCTGAATGTCCACCAACGCTTCAATGCAACTTCGATAGGTCCAGATGTTGGGGCCATCCAGCCACATGGTTCGGAGTACTACTAAGCGTTTTTGGGTCATATTCTGTCTGTCGGCAGGTTTAGTTTTCGGGATTGGATTTTCGAACAATGTTAACTCCGTGTCGCTGGAAATAGTGGTGTAACATCAGCGAATTCGCGAACTGAGGGGGTAATCTCATTGAAAATCGTTGGATTTTCGCCGTCTGAAAACGAGGTGCAACACCTTTCACAGGTTTGGGCCGCCAATTCGCCTATTCGAGCGGTATTTGTGGCGGACATGAATACTCGGCGCGAGTTTTCGCGAAGCCTTGTAGCCTTTAACGCCAATGAACTAATTGTGGTAGACAGGGACACGCAGGTGCCTGTATTCAAAGTCGATTTTTCAGACATCGAAAAGATTTCGATGTCCGATCATTCCGGGCTTTCTACGATTGCAGTTCAAACCAGAAATGGGCTTGTATTTCGGTTCTATGCCAGCTTCAGTTTGCACCGTTCGCTGGAGGAGTTTGTGGCGTTGTTGGAAGGCGCGCTGCGTGAGTTTGAACACGGCTCAACACATGTCGCGCAGATTCAACACCCTGTGCCGCAATTGCTGGCCGATGAAGATCTCAATGACACAGGGTTCGATGAGCCCGTGTCGTCACGCGCACTGCTGCGCCTTTGGCGATTTGCACATCCTTACCGGTGGCGCCTGTTTGCCGGTTTGATACTGACCTTGTTTTCCACAGCCGCTACATTGGTCGCACCTTACCTGTCCATGCCATTGATGGACGAGGTGCTGATTCCGTTTCAAAACGGTCAGCCAATGAACACCGAACTGGCCACTTTTTACTTGGGTGGTTTGCTAATTTCCGCGCTGGTTGCTGCTGGCCTGAGTTGGGCACGCACGTATTTGCTCGCACTTGTTTCCGAGCGGATTGGTTCAGACCTTCGCACCACCACGTTCAATCATTTGATGAGTTTGTCGCTGGATTATTTCAGCGCCAAGCGCACAGGCGATTTGATTGCCCGGGTCAGCGCTGAAACCGATCGCATCAATTTGTTCCTTTCCCTGCATGCGCTTGATTTCATTACCGATGTCATCATGATTGTGATGACCGCCGTGATCCTGATGAACATTGATTTCGAGCTGGCTTTGCTGACTCTGCTGCCATTGCCGGTGATCGGGTGGATGATCCACTTGGTGCGTGAAAAACTGCGCACCGGCTTTGAGAAAGTGGACCGCGTGTGGGGTGAGGTCACCAACATTCTGACAGACACCATTCCCGGTATTCGGGTGGTTAAGGCTTTTGCGCAAGAACGTCGCGAATCGGACCGTTTCCTGAAAGCGAATACGCGCAACCTGGAAGTGAATGACCGAATCAACAAAACCTGGTCGCTGTTTGCGCCCACGGTCAGCCTGTTGACTGAATTGGGGATTCTCGTCATTTGGGCTTCCGGTATCTGGATGATCATGAACAATGACATCACGGTGGGTGTACTGACAGCCTTTTTGGCCTACATCGGCCGCTTCTATACCCGGCTTGATTCCATGAGCCGCATTGTGTCGGTGACCCAAAAAGCGGCGGCTGGCTCCAAGCGTATTTTTGACATTCTCGATTACAAGTCATCGGTTCCCGAAGCAGAAAACCCCGTTAAGATTGAACAACTGCAGGGCGCGCTTGAACTGCGGGATGTGTCTTTCCGCTATGGCAGCAGGCAGGTACTGGATGGCGTGAACCTGAAAGTGAAGCCTGGTGAAATGGTGGGCCTGGTGGGGCACAGCGGTTCAGGCAAATCAACCCTGGTCAATTTGCTGTGCCGTTTTTACGATGTCACCGATGGTGCAGTGCTGGCCGATGGCATCGACATTCGGCAAATTGAAATGCTGACCTACCGCCGCAACATTGGCTTGGTGCTTCAAGAGCCGTACCTGTTTTTCGGCACCATTGCAGAAAACATTGCTTATGGCCGCCCCGATGCAACTCGCGCTGAAATTATTGCCGCTGCCCGGCTTGCGCATGCCCATGAGTTTATTCTGCGCTTGCAGCACGGTTACGATTCCCTTGTTGGCGAGCGTGGGCAAAGTTTATCGGGCGGTGAGCGCCAGCGTATTTCGATTGCGCGCGCGCTGTTGATTGACCCCAAAATCCTGATTCTCGATGAAGCCACAAGCTCGGTGGATTCCCAAACCGAGAAGGAAATTCAGAAGGCCCTGGACAACCTGGTCAAAGGTAGAACAACCATTGCGATTGCGCACCGTTTGTCCACCTTGAGAAAGGCGGATCGGATCGTGGTTATGGACCGCGGCAAGGTCGTGGAAGAAGGCCCGCACGATGAACTGTTGGCTGCTAAATCCCACTTCTGGCATTTGCACCAGGCGCAGGAAAAACTGAAACAGGAGCAGGCCCAATATGACTGATTGGCAATTGCGTGAATCGACTCAAGGCAAGCTGGCTTTGTTCAAAGGCGACACCCTGGTGGCAGACCCTGTCATGCCTGTGTTGGCGTTTCCCTTTTCAGCACCTGAGGAAAGTATTTCCATCGTGGATGAATACAGCCGCGAAATGGCTTGGCTGGACCGGTTGGATCAGCTGGATGCTGCATCTCAAACGGTGCTCAAGGACTACCTGGCTGTTCGGGAATATCGTCCTGTTGTGTCGCGTATCACTTCTGTGTCCACCTATTCCACGCCCAGTGTGTGGACACTGGAAACCGACAAGGGGCTTTGCAAGTTCGAGTTGCCCACCGATGAAAGCATTCGCAGATTGGGCGGAAGCCGATTGGTACTGACCCACGCCAACGGCATGCAATTCATTATCGAGGATATGTTTGCACTGGATGCCCGAAGTCGGCAAATTCTGGCGCGGTTTATGGCTTGATTTTTAAATGGTCAGGTCGTGATTCTGAAAGCGCAAGGTCGGCCAACAAAGGTGCCAAACCGTTTTGATGTTGCGCGAGGAAAAGTCCGACGAAAAGTGGCGAACACAAAAACAGGGGTTGGGGATATTTGATTACTGGAGGACTCGTTTGCGGTTGTTAAGTTTTGCGATGGGCTTGGGTTTGCTCTGTGTGTTGCAGTCAGGTGCCGCAATGCCTGATGATTCGCTGGGCTTGCCTGGTCTGGTCAACGTCAGTTGTGCAAACTCCAATTATTCGCCAGTGATATTGGTGCATGGGACCTTTGCCAATGCTCGCCGTGCTTATTCGACTGTTGCACCTGTGCTGAAGCAGAACGGCTTTTGTTTGTACGCCTTGAATTACGGTAGACAGGGTGGCTATGGAGTAAATGGAACTGCTGACATTCAGTCTTCTCTTTTGGAAGTTACTGAGTTTATCAGTACTGTCTTGCAAGAGACAGGGGCGAACAAGGTTAGTGTGATCGGACATTCACAAGGTGGGCTGTTGGCATTTCTTGCTTCAAATACCCCAGACCTTGTGGACAGGATAGACCGAATCATCGCGGTCGCTCCCAGTCTGCGGGGCACTGACCGGATCCCCCCCAAGGTTTCCTCAGCGCATTGCCCGGCATGTACCCAGCTGGGTAGCGCGTCTGATTTCATGAGAGATCTGCAGAATAGAAAGCTGAATCCGGGTGGTTTGCGAGCCTTGGTACTTGCCACAAAAGATGATCTGGTTGTTACACCGGTTGAAAGTCAGTTTCTCGATGAACCAGGTGTGACCAACTTGTACTTGCAAGATCAATTCCCGACCTTACGCGCGTCCCATTCTGGCTTGTTGCATGTGCCGGAGACCGCAGCATTGATCAGGGATTTTCTGATCAAGGAATGAATGTTATCTGCCCAGCATGACTCCATTCAGCAATGCCCATTTCCCAGTAAAAAAACGCCCGTGAACATCAAGTTCACAGGCGATTCAAGTGTCCTTGTACTACGGACTAGGGGAGAGAGACAAAAAACAAACTACTACTGCATACAACGGCACTGCACATCAATTCTTTAAGCAACTTCCAGTTCGCATTCTTCATTGAAAAAACGGTTCGCGGCACTCTGTTTCGTTTTGCCTGCACGTGAAGGCATGTTGCACAGGCCACATTCATAATCTTTGACCAAATCGTAGGTGTGCACCACGAACTGGCCTTCGCAGGTTTTACAAGGCGCCGATGTCAGCATGCCCGCATCAAAAAACTTGATCAGCCGCCATGCGCGTGTCAGTGACAACACTTCAGGTAAGCCCAAAGTCGTGATTTGCTCACGGTACAGCTTGTAGGCTTTCACCAGGCAATCGCCGTCGCCCAAGTCCGTGTGCTTGATACAGGCGGAGTAAAAACCCATGAACAGCGAGCAATGAATGTTGGGTTGCCAAGTCATGAACCAGTCGGTTGAAAATGGCAGCATGCCTTTGGGGGGTGACTTGTGCTTGATTTCCTTGTAAAGGCGAATCAGGCGTTCACGCGACAATTGGGTTTCACTTTCGAGTACTTGTAAGCGGGCATCGAGCTTGATCAGTTCGCAAGCAAGTTTGATTTGTTCTGCTTCAGTAACCAGTGATTTGATTTTGGACATTTTTCTCTCCAAGGCACCCGCAGGCGCAAATTAGGCGGTTTGTATCAGGCGTTGATCTGGGCGCTGCGGCCTGCCATCAGGATGGCGGCGTGCATTCCAGAAATGGCGCGATCTTTTCCGTGGTCGGAGAGTAATTTCCAAACAGCAGGGTCTTCAAACCGGATGCTGCACATGGGCACATTGCTGCCGGCAATGCGTAACACCTGGGCAGTGGTCAGTCGAACGAGCAGGTCTGCGGTGTTTTCATCAATGCCCAGGCGAATGATTGCCTCGGCCTTGTCTTCATTGATCAGTTGTTTGGCCAACAGCAGGTAAGACAGGTTGGTTTCGCGAATTTGTTCCAGTAGTTCATTTGCTTTCATTTTGAACATCCTCCTATTCAATTCAAGCAATCTTTTTGAGAGGTTTTCGTCGCTTCCCACAGACAACGAATCCGATGAATGTATTGTGATCGAGATGCAAAAAAAACTAAGCCGGCCAGTTGCTGTAAACAGGATCAGCAAGTGGCTTGAGACGATGTAAGAAAAAACCAGACAACAGGACTGACACAAGAAATGATTGATTCATTGATGAACTGGATTTGCCGCAAGCTGATCGATTCCAAGTGCAAACAAATGGGTTTGACCAAGCATGCCGCTGATACGGTGGATGGCCGCACTGTGTATTTCAAGGGTGGCCAGGGGCCAGACATGGTGCTGCTTCATGGCTTTGGCGCCAACAAGGAAAACTGGCTGGCACTGGCGCCTCGCCTGATGCGCCACTACACAGTCTGGGTTCCCGACCTGATTGGTTTTGGTGAA
The nucleotide sequence above comes from Limnobacter thiooxidans. Encoded proteins:
- a CDS encoding cyanophycin synthetase family protein; translated protein: MTQKRLVVLRTMWLDGPNIWTYRSCIEALVDIQELEQFPSNLLPGFYERLTALLPGLVDHRCGIGEPGGFLLRVREGTYAAHMLEHIVIELHTQAGLDVGFGKARMTSKEGVYKMVFRTPDPMVGMACLEAGVRLLHAAIEDTEFDLQAELKIIKHHCDMHGLGPSTQHILDAAYERRIPIVRLNDGNLVQLGHSNQQQRIWTAETSKTSAIAEGIAADKDLCKELLAQCGVPVPEGEMAKSPEHAWEIAKDIGLPVVVKPVDGNWGRGVSLELSKEEDVKTAWPLADKESYTGVIVEKFIRGVEHRVLVVNYQVAAVSRGELVYVIGDGISTLQELCNQQINIDPRRGESEIFPLRPVNVEKNPAVFLEVQRQGFNASSIIEQGVKVLIERNSNASEDVTDLIHPEIARLCSMAARVVGLDVAGIDLVCEHIDQSPKGQSLAVVEVNAGPGLLMHIKPAKGKPRNVGKPIIESLFPGDANGRIPIISYSGGLEIDGFGPELTEILEDQGHRVGLACDQGLVMNGRVITITPSANWQAGRNCLINKNLDTLVMQVKASTILSEGLPFDRSSLAVITSVGPIQGLDEWDILTREQHFNVMRTVVDLVLASGHAVINADEVSLLPLKDLCDGKVIWISSTADNPVIDEHIQNGGMAVVCESSTIRFLGTRAEAESRTPIELKQPTENLIKALALAATGWAMDVPHHLLRADIRQRY
- a CDS encoding ABC transporter transmembrane domain-containing protein — translated: MNTRREFSRSLVAFNANELIVVDRDTQVPVFKVDFSDIEKISMSDHSGLSTIAVQTRNGLVFRFYASFSLHRSLEEFVALLEGALREFEHGSTHVAQIQHPVPQLLADEDLNDTGFDEPVSSRALLRLWRFAHPYRWRLFAGLILTLFSTAATLVAPYLSMPLMDEVLIPFQNGQPMNTELATFYLGGLLISALVAAGLSWARTYLLALVSERIGSDLRTTTFNHLMSLSLDYFSAKRTGDLIARVSAETDRINLFLSLHALDFITDVIMIVMTAVILMNIDFELALLTLLPLPVIGWMIHLVREKLRTGFEKVDRVWGEVTNILTDTIPGIRVVKAFAQERRESDRFLKANTRNLEVNDRINKTWSLFAPTVSLLTELGILVIWASGIWMIMNNDITVGVLTAFLAYIGRFYTRLDSMSRIVSVTQKAAAGSKRIFDILDYKSSVPEAENPVKIEQLQGALELRDVSFRYGSRQVLDGVNLKVKPGEMVGLVGHSGSGKSTLVNLLCRFYDVTDGAVLADGIDIRQIEMLTYRRNIGLVLQEPYLFFGTIAENIAYGRPDATRAEIIAAARLAHAHEFILRLQHGYDSLVGERGQSLSGGERQRISIARALLIDPKILILDEATSSVDSQTEKEIQKALDNLVKGRTTIAIAHRLSTLRKADRIVVMDRGKVVEEGPHDELLAAKSHFWHLHQAQEKLKQEQAQYD
- a CDS encoding DUF1854 domain-containing protein — translated: MTDWQLRESTQGKLALFKGDTLVADPVMPVLAFPFSAPEESISIVDEYSREMAWLDRLDQLDAASQTVLKDYLAVREYRPVVSRITSVSTYSTPSVWTLETDKGLCKFELPTDESIRRLGGSRLVLTHANGMQFIIEDMFALDARSRQILARFMA
- a CDS encoding alpha/beta fold hydrolase — encoded protein: MLREEKSDEKWRTQKQGLGIFDYWRTRLRLLSFAMGLGLLCVLQSGAAMPDDSLGLPGLVNVSCANSNYSPVILVHGTFANARRAYSTVAPVLKQNGFCLYALNYGRQGGYGVNGTADIQSSLLEVTEFISTVLQETGANKVSVIGHSQGGLLAFLASNTPDLVDRIDRIIAVAPSLRGTDRIPPKVSSAHCPACTQLGSASDFMRDLQNRKLNPGGLRALVLATKDDLVVTPVESQFLDEPGVTNLYLQDQFPTLRASHSGLLHVPETAALIRDFLIKE
- the flhC gene encoding flagellar transcriptional regulator FlhC; the encoded protein is MSKIKSLVTEAEQIKLACELIKLDARLQVLESETQLSRERLIRLYKEIKHKSPPKGMLPFSTDWFMTWQPNIHCSLFMGFYSACIKHTDLGDGDCLVKAYKLYREQITTLGLPEVLSLTRAWRLIKFFDAGMLTSAPCKTCEGQFVVHTYDLVKDYECGLCNMPSRAGKTKQSAANRFFNEECELEVA
- the flhD gene encoding flagellar transcriptional regulator FlhD; the encoded protein is MKANELLEQIRETNLSYLLLAKQLINEDKAEAIIRLGIDENTADLLVRLTTAQVLRIAGSNVPMCSIRFEDPAVWKLLSDHGKDRAISGMHAAILMAGRSAQINA